In Pseudomonas rhizosphaerae, one DNA window encodes the following:
- the rnt gene encoding ribonuclease T: protein MSEDNYDDEDTGSSGTGSRHPMAARFRGYLPVVVDVETGGFNSATDALLEIAATTIGMDEKGFVFPDHTYFFRVEPFEGANIEAAALEFTGIKLDHPLRMAVSEETALTDIFRGIRKALKANGCKRAILVGHNSSFDLGFLNAAVARTDMKRNPFHPFSSFDTATLAGLAYGQTVLAKACQAADIDFDGREAHSARYDTEKTAELFCGIVNRWKQMGGWQDFND from the coding sequence GTGAGTGAAGACAACTACGACGACGAAGACACGGGCAGTTCAGGCACCGGCTCGCGCCATCCCATGGCCGCTCGATTTCGCGGCTACCTGCCGGTAGTCGTGGACGTCGAGACTGGCGGCTTCAACAGCGCCACCGATGCCCTGCTCGAGATCGCCGCGACGACCATCGGCATGGACGAGAAAGGCTTCGTGTTTCCCGACCACACCTACTTCTTCCGGGTCGAGCCTTTCGAGGGGGCCAATATCGAGGCCGCCGCGCTGGAGTTCACCGGAATCAAGCTGGACCATCCACTGCGCATGGCGGTCAGCGAAGAGACAGCGCTGACCGACATCTTTCGCGGCATCCGCAAGGCATTGAAAGCCAACGGCTGCAAGCGCGCGATTCTGGTCGGCCACAACAGCAGCTTCGACCTCGGCTTCCTCAACGCCGCCGTTGCGCGTACCGACATGAAGCGCAATCCGTTCCACCCGTTCTCGAGCTTCGATACCGCTACGCTGGCGGGCCTCGCTTACGGCCAGACCGTTCTGGCCAAGGCCTGCCAGGCAGCCGATATCGACTTCGATGGTCGTGAAGCCCACTCCGCGCGCTACGATACGGAGAAAACCGCCGAGCTGTTCTGCGGTATCGTCAACCGCTGGAAACAAATGGGCGGCTGGCAGGATTTCAACGACTGA
- a CDS encoding response regulator transcription factor, protein MNKVLIVDDHPVIRLAVRLLMERHGYEVVAETDNGVDALQLARDHAPDIVILDIGIPKLDGLEVISRLTVSEPQLKVLVLTSQAPGHFSMRCMQAGAAGYVCKQQDLTELLSAIKAVLSGYSYFPNQALHSVRASLGNASEADMVDRLSGREMMVLQQLAKGKSNKQIADGMFLSNKTVSTYKTRLLQKLNARSLVDLIELAQRNGLA, encoded by the coding sequence ATGAATAAAGTGCTGATCGTGGACGATCATCCGGTCATTCGCCTCGCCGTGCGGCTGCTGATGGAGCGCCATGGCTACGAGGTCGTGGCCGAGACCGACAACGGTGTCGACGCGCTGCAACTGGCCCGTGACCATGCCCCGGACATCGTCATTCTCGACATCGGGATTCCCAAGCTCGATGGGCTGGAAGTGATCAGCCGGCTGACAGTGAGTGAGCCTCAACTCAAGGTGCTGGTGCTGACCTCCCAGGCGCCGGGGCATTTCTCCATGCGCTGCATGCAGGCGGGTGCGGCGGGCTACGTGTGCAAGCAGCAGGACCTCACCGAGTTGCTCAGTGCGATCAAGGCCGTGCTGTCTGGCTACAGCTATTTCCCCAACCAGGCGCTGCACTCGGTGCGCGCAAGCCTTGGCAATGCCTCGGAAGCCGACATGGTGGACCGCCTGTCCGGGCGGGAAATGATGGTGTTGCAGCAACTGGCCAAGGGCAAGTCGAACAAGCAGATTGCCGATGGCATGTTCCTGAGCAACAAGACCGTAAGTACCTACAAGACGCGCTTGCTGCAAAAGCTCAATGCGCGCTCGCTGGTCGATCTGATCGAATTGGCTCAGCGCAACGGCCTGGCCTGA
- the nth gene encoding endonuclease III, producing MNATKRQEIFRRLHEDNPEPKTELAYGSPFELLIAVILSAQSTDVGVNKATAKLFPVAPTPQAMYALGVEGLSGYIKTIGLYNSKARNVIETCRLLVERHEGEVPQTREALEALPGVGRKTANVVLNTAFRQLTMAVDTHIFRVSNRTGIAPGKNVVEVEQKLMKFVPRPYLLDSHHWLILHGRYVCQARKPRCGSCRIEDLCEYKHKTSDD from the coding sequence ATGAACGCCACCAAACGCCAGGAAATCTTCCGCCGGCTGCATGAAGACAATCCGGAGCCCAAGACGGAACTGGCCTATGGTTCACCTTTCGAACTGCTGATCGCCGTGATTCTTTCTGCGCAATCCACCGATGTTGGGGTCAACAAGGCCACGGCGAAGTTGTTCCCCGTGGCGCCGACGCCCCAGGCGATGTATGCGCTGGGTGTCGAAGGGCTGTCGGGCTACATCAAGACCATCGGCCTCTATAACAGCAAGGCGCGCAACGTCATCGAGACCTGCCGCTTGCTCGTCGAGCGGCACGAGGGCGAGGTGCCGCAAACCCGCGAGGCCCTCGAAGCGCTGCCCGGCGTCGGACGCAAGACCGCCAACGTGGTGCTCAACACGGCATTTCGGCAACTGACCATGGCGGTCGACACACACATATTCCGCGTCAGCAACCGAACCGGAATCGCACCGGGCAAGAATGTGGTGGAGGTCGAACAGAAATTGATGAAGTTCGTGCCCCGCCCTTACCTGCTGGACTCGCACCATTGGCTGATCCTGCACGGCCGCTATGTTTGCCAGGCGCGCAAGCCACGCTGCGGCAGTTGCCGTATCGAAGACCTGTGTGAATACAAGCACAAGACCAGCGACGATTGA
- the pyrC gene encoding dihydroorotase encodes MSDRLTLLRPDDWHIHLRDGAVLPHTVADVSRIFARAIVMPNLVPPVRTAADADAYRQRILAARPAGSAFEPLMTLYLTDRTSAADIRAAAACGFVKAAKMYPAGATTNSDSGVTSLDNITEALEALSEAGMPLLIHGEVTRGDVDVFDREKIFIDEHMRRLVERFPTLKVVFEHITTAEAADFVKAAPANVAATITPQHLLYNRNHMLVGGIRPHFYCLPILKRNTHQVALLDAATSGSGKFFLGTDSAPHAQHAKEAACGCAGCYSAYAGIELYAEAFEQRGALDKLEGFASLHGPDFYGLPRNTDTITLVRDEWTAPTSLPFGEQVVIPLRAGEKLRWRLLEKDA; translated from the coding sequence ATGTCCGACCGCCTGACCCTTCTGCGTCCCGACGACTGGCACATCCATCTTCGTGATGGTGCCGTGCTGCCGCATACCGTGGCCGATGTATCGCGGATCTTCGCCCGCGCCATCGTCATGCCCAACCTGGTCCCGCCGGTGCGCACCGCCGCCGATGCCGACGCCTATCGCCAGCGCATCCTTGCCGCACGCCCTGCAGGCAGCGCCTTCGAACCGCTGATGACCTTGTACCTGACCGACCGCACCAGCGCCGCCGACATCCGTGCAGCCGCAGCGTGTGGATTCGTCAAGGCGGCCAAGATGTACCCGGCCGGAGCCACTACCAATTCCGATTCCGGGGTCACCAGCCTGGACAACATCACAGAGGCGCTCGAGGCCCTGAGTGAAGCAGGCATGCCCCTGCTGATCCACGGCGAGGTCACCCGCGGCGATGTCGACGTGTTCGACCGCGAGAAGATCTTCATCGACGAGCACATGCGCCGGCTGGTAGAGCGTTTCCCCACGCTCAAGGTCGTGTTCGAGCACATCACCACCGCCGAGGCCGCCGACTTCGTCAAGGCCGCTCCGGCCAATGTCGCTGCGACCATCACCCCCCAGCACCTGCTCTACAACCGCAACCACATGCTGGTGGGCGGGATCCGGCCGCACTTCTATTGCCTGCCGATCCTCAAGCGCAACACTCACCAGGTCGCCTTGCTCGACGCCGCTACAAGCGGCAGCGGCAAGTTCTTCCTGGGCACCGATTCCGCGCCCCATGCCCAGCATGCCAAGGAAGCGGCCTGCGGCTGCGCCGGTTGCTACAGCGCTTATGCGGGCATCGAGCTGTACGCCGAGGCGTTCGAGCAGCGCGGCGCGCTGGACAAGCTCGAAGGCTTCGCCAGCCTGCACGGCCCTGACTTCTACGGCCTGCCGCGCAACACCGACACCATTACCCTGGTCCGCGACGAGTGGACCGCCCCAACCAGCCTGCCATTCGGTGAGCAGGTCGTCATCCCGCTGCGCGCCGGTGAAAAACTGCGCTGGCGCCTGCTGGAGAAAGATGCGTGA
- the metG gene encoding methionine--tRNA ligase gives MSEPRKILVTSALPYANGSIHLGHMLEYIQTDMWVRFQKHRGNQCIYVCADDAHGSAIMLRAEKEGITPEQLIANVKAEHSADFADFLVDFDNFHSTHSEENRELSSEIYLKLREAGHIAQRSVTQYFDPQKQMFLADRFIKGTCPKCAAADQYGDNCEKCGATYAPTELKDPKSAISGATPVLKDSQHFFFKLPDFQQMLEGWTRSGTLQDAVANKIAEWLDAGLQEWDISRDAPYFGFEIPGEPGKYFYVWLDAPIGYMASFRNLCARRPELDFDAYWGKDSTAELYHFIGKDIINFHALFWPAMLEGAGYRKPTALNVHGFLTVNGEKMSKSRGTFIKARTYLDHLAPEYLRYYFASKLGRGVDDLDVNLDDFVQKVNSDLVGKVVNIASRCAGFVHKGNNGVLVAANAAPELTQAFLEATPSIAEAYEVRDFARAMREIMALADRANAWIAEKAPWSLAKQDGRADEVQAVCAVGINLFRQLIIFLKPVLPELAREAERFLNVEPLTWNDHATWLADHSLNPFQALMTRIDPIKVLAMTDASKQDLAAAQDPAAPAPATGNGELAKEPLAAEIDFDAFAAVDLRVALILKAEAVEGADKLLRLTLDIGDEQRNVFSGIKSAYPDPAALEGRLTMMIANLKPRKMRFGISEGMVMAAGPGDKEIYLLSPDSGAKPGQRIK, from the coding sequence ATGTCCGAGCCACGCAAGATTCTCGTCACCAGCGCCCTGCCCTATGCCAACGGTTCCATTCACCTTGGCCACATGCTGGAGTATATCCAGACCGATATGTGGGTGCGCTTCCAGAAGCATCGCGGCAATCAGTGCATCTATGTCTGTGCAGATGACGCCCATGGCTCGGCCATCATGCTGCGGGCGGAAAAGGAAGGCATCACGCCTGAACAGCTGATCGCCAACGTCAAGGCCGAGCACAGCGCCGACTTCGCCGACTTCCTGGTGGACTTCGACAATTTCCACTCCACCCACAGCGAAGAAAACCGCGAGCTGTCGAGCGAAATCTACCTCAAGCTGCGCGAGGCCGGTCATATCGCCCAGCGCTCGGTCACCCAGTATTTCGACCCGCAGAAGCAGATGTTCCTGGCCGACCGCTTCATCAAGGGCACATGCCCCAAGTGCGCGGCCGCCGATCAATACGGTGACAACTGCGAGAAATGCGGCGCCACCTACGCGCCTACCGAGCTCAAGGATCCGAAATCGGCGATCTCCGGCGCCACGCCCGTGCTCAAGGATTCCCAGCATTTCTTCTTCAAGCTGCCTGATTTCCAGCAGATGCTCGAAGGCTGGACCCGCAGCGGCACCCTGCAGGACGCCGTGGCCAACAAGATCGCCGAATGGCTCGACGCCGGCCTGCAGGAGTGGGACATCTCCCGCGACGCACCTTACTTCGGCTTCGAGATTCCAGGCGAGCCCGGCAAGTACTTCTATGTGTGGCTGGATGCGCCAATTGGCTACATGGCCAGCTTCAGAAACCTCTGCGCCCGTCGTCCTGAACTGGACTTCGACGCGTACTGGGGCAAGGATTCGACAGCCGAGCTGTACCACTTCATCGGCAAGGACATCATCAATTTCCATGCGCTGTTCTGGCCAGCCATGCTCGAAGGCGCAGGCTATCGCAAGCCGACCGCGCTCAACGTGCACGGCTTCCTGACGGTCAATGGCGAGAAGATGTCCAAGTCCCGGGGCACGTTCATCAAGGCCCGCACCTACCTGGATCACCTGGCGCCCGAATACCTGCGCTATTACTTCGCATCCAAGCTGGGCCGTGGCGTGGATGACCTGGACGTCAACCTCGACGACTTTGTGCAGAAGGTCAACTCCGACCTGGTGGGCAAGGTGGTCAACATCGCCAGCCGTTGTGCCGGTTTCGTGCACAAGGGCAACAACGGCGTATTGGTCGCTGCCAATGCCGCACCGGAGCTGACCCAGGCTTTCCTGGAAGCGACGCCCAGCATCGCCGAAGCCTACGAAGTGCGCGATTTCGCTCGCGCCATGCGCGAAATCATGGCATTGGCCGACCGTGCCAATGCCTGGATCGCCGAAAAAGCGCCCTGGTCGCTGGCCAAGCAGGACGGCCGCGCCGACGAAGTACAGGCCGTCTGCGCAGTGGGTATCAACCTGTTCCGCCAGTTGATCATCTTCCTCAAGCCAGTCCTGCCCGAGCTGGCACGTGAGGCGGAACGCTTCCTCAATGTCGAGCCGTTGACCTGGAACGATCACGCCACCTGGCTCGCCGATCACTCGCTCAACCCCTTCCAGGCGTTGATGACGCGCATTGACCCGATCAAGGTGCTGGCAATGACCGACGCGTCCAAGCAGGACCTCGCCGCTGCGCAGGACCCTGCCGCCCCGGCACCGGCCACCGGTAACGGCGAGCTGGCCAAGGAGCCGTTGGCCGCCGAAATCGACTTCGATGCCTTTGCGGCGGTCGATCTGCGCGTGGCCTTGATCCTCAAGGCCGAAGCGGTCGAAGGCGCGGACAAGCTGCTGCGCTTGACCCTCGACATCGGTGATGAACAGCGCAATGTCTTTTCCGGGATCAAGAGCGCCTATCCGGATCCGGCCGCGCTGGAAGGTCGACTGACCATGATGATTGCCAACCTCAAGCCTCGCAAGATGCGCTTCGGCATCTCCGAGGGCATGGTCATGGCCGCTGGCCCCGGCGACAAGGAAATCTACCTGCTCAGCCCCGACAGCGGCGCCAAGCCGGGCCAGCGCATCAAATAG
- a CDS encoding flagellar protein MotY produces the protein MRQRYLALLSVFASLPALAMNFQTRLENVEWKVAGDQFECRLGQPVANFGSAEFVRRAGEQAVFRLTSASRLLGTGSATLLAAAAPWQPGRGDINLGSVRLGHGEALLTSSQSQASGLINGLLEGRMTLVRSQSGSGQPVEIRLLSARFGQAFGEYQACAAKLLPMNYDQIRLSEVGFPRGLELDAPAKARLDKLLAFMKADPSVNHVQLDGHSDNSGNRLVNRDLSRRRAMAVQDYLLAHGLNESQVTLRFHGESYPLVTNSTAANRARNRRVSIELSRVAAAPSAAPAADSSAVLATDKPPAKPL, from the coding sequence GTGCGCCAGCGTTATCTTGCCCTGCTCAGTGTGTTTGCCAGCCTTCCGGCCCTGGCGATGAACTTCCAGACCCGTCTGGAGAACGTCGAGTGGAAAGTCGCTGGTGATCAGTTCGAGTGCCGCCTGGGCCAGCCGGTGGCCAATTTCGGGTCGGCCGAGTTCGTGCGCCGCGCAGGCGAGCAGGCCGTGTTCAGGCTCACTTCCGCCAGTCGCCTGCTGGGCACGGGCTCCGCCACGCTCCTGGCAGCGGCGGCGCCATGGCAGCCAGGTCGCGGCGACATCAACCTGGGCAGCGTGCGCCTGGGCCATGGCGAAGCCTTGTTGACCAGTTCGCAAAGCCAGGCCAGCGGCTTGATCAATGGTCTGCTGGAGGGGCGCATGACACTGGTGCGCAGTCAATCCGGCAGCGGCCAACCGGTCGAGATCCGGTTGCTGTCGGCACGCTTCGGCCAGGCCTTCGGTGAATACCAGGCGTGTGCGGCGAAACTGCTGCCGATGAACTACGACCAGATTCGCCTGAGCGAAGTGGGTTTTCCCCGCGGGCTCGAGCTCGACGCACCGGCCAAGGCGCGCCTGGACAAGCTCTTGGCCTTCATGAAAGCCGATCCCAGCGTCAATCACGTGCAACTCGACGGCCATTCGGACAACAGCGGCAATCGACTGGTGAACCGCGACTTGTCCCGGCGTCGGGCGATGGCCGTGCAGGACTACCTGCTGGCTCATGGCCTGAACGAGAGCCAGGTCACCCTGCGCTTCCATGGCGAGAGCTATCCGCTGGTGACCAACAGCACGGCTGCGAACCGGGCGCGTAATCGCCGCGTGAGCATCGAGCTGAGCCGTGTCGCCGCAGCGCCGAGCGCCGCACCTGCTGCCGATTCATCTGCCGTGCTGGCCACCGACAAGCCCCCCGCCAAGCCGTTGTGA
- a CDS encoding bacterioferritin-associated ferredoxin encodes MYVCLCQGVTDGQIRDAIYEGCCSYRDVRETLGVATQCGKCACLAKEVVRDTLTQIQTAQASTLPYPVEFTPA; translated from the coding sequence ATGTATGTCTGTCTTTGCCAGGGTGTCACCGATGGTCAGATTCGCGATGCGATCTATGAAGGCTGCTGCAGCTATCGTGACGTGCGCGAAACCCTCGGCGTAGCCACGCAGTGCGGTAAATGTGCCTGCCTTGCCAAGGAAGTGGTGCGCGATACCCTGACTCAAATCCAGACTGCCCAGGCGTCCACCCTGCCCTATCCGGTAGAATTTACACCGGCGTAA
- a CDS encoding argininosuccinate synthase, whose protein sequence is MADVNKVVLAYSGGLDTSVILKWLQDTYNCEVVTFTADLGQGEEVEPARAKAQAMGVKEIYIDDLREEFVRDFVFPMFRANTVYEGEYLLGTSIARPLIAKRLIEIANETGADAISHGATGKGNDQVRFELGAYALKPGVKVIAPWREWDLLSREKLMDYAEKHNIPIERHGKKKSPYSMDANLLHISYEGGVLEDTWTEHEEDMWRWTVSPENAPDTPQYLELTYRNGDIVALDGVDMTPATVLATLNRIGGEHGIGRLDIVENRYVGMKSRGCYETPGGTIMLRAHRAIESITLDREVAHLKDELMPKYASLIYTGYWWSPERLMLQQMIDASQVNVNGVVRLKLYKGNVIVTGRKSDDSLFDANIATFEEDGGAYNQADAAGFIKLNALRMRIAANKGRKLF, encoded by the coding sequence ATGGCGGACGTAAACAAGGTCGTTCTGGCGTATTCCGGCGGCCTGGACACTTCGGTGATCCTCAAGTGGCTGCAGGACACTTATAACTGTGAAGTAGTGACGTTCACTGCCGACCTCGGCCAGGGCGAAGAGGTCGAGCCGGCACGCGCCAAGGCGCAGGCCATGGGCGTCAAGGAAATCTACATCGACGACCTGCGCGAAGAGTTCGTGCGCGACTTCGTCTTCCCGATGTTCCGTGCCAACACCGTGTACGAAGGTGAATACCTGCTGGGCACTTCCATCGCGCGGCCGCTGATTGCCAAGCGCTTGATCGAAATCGCCAACGAAACCGGCGCCGACGCCATCTCGCACGGTGCCACCGGCAAGGGCAACGACCAGGTGCGTTTCGAGCTGGGCGCCTATGCGCTCAAGCCTGGGGTCAAGGTCATCGCGCCATGGCGCGAGTGGGACCTGCTCTCCCGTGAAAAGCTGATGGACTACGCCGAGAAGCACAACATTCCGATCGAGCGCCACGGCAAGAAGAAGTCGCCGTACTCGATGGACGCCAACCTGCTGCACATCTCCTATGAAGGCGGCGTGCTGGAAGACACCTGGACCGAGCACGAAGAAGACATGTGGCGTTGGACCGTCTCGCCGGAGAACGCCCCGGATACCCCGCAGTATCTGGAGCTGACCTACCGCAACGGCGACATCGTCGCGCTGGACGGCGTCGACATGACACCTGCCACCGTACTGGCCACCTTGAACCGCATCGGCGGCGAGCACGGCATCGGCCGCCTGGACATCGTCGAGAACCGCTATGTCGGGATGAAGTCCCGTGGTTGCTACGAAACCCCAGGCGGTACGATCATGCTGCGCGCCCACCGCGCCATCGAATCCATCACCCTGGACCGCGAAGTCGCTCACCTGAAAGACGAGCTGATGCCCAAGTATGCCAGCCTGATCTACACCGGCTACTGGTGGAGCCCGGAGCGCCTCATGCTGCAGCAGATGATCGACGCGTCGCAGGTCAACGTGAACGGTGTGGTTCGCCTGAAGCTGTACAAGGGCAATGTGATCGTGACCGGCCGCAAGTCCGACGACTCGCTGTTCGATGCCAACATCGCGACCTTCGAGGAAGACGGCGGCGCCTACAATCAGGCCGACGCTGCAGGTTTCATCAAGCTCAACGCCTTGCGCATGCGCATTGCCGCGAACAAGGGCCGCAAGCTGTTCTGA
- the bfr gene encoding bacterioferritin: MKGDISVIQHLNRILGNELVAINQYFLHARMYEDWGLNKLGKHEYKASIHAMKYADKLIKRILFLEGIPNLQELGKILIGEHAGEMLACDLKIEYRGLADLKGAIAHCETAGDFGSREMLEDILEGKEEQIDWLETQVSLIDKVGIENYLQSSMGEED, translated from the coding sequence ATGAAAGGCGATATCAGCGTCATCCAGCATCTCAACAGGATCCTCGGAAACGAGCTGGTCGCCATCAACCAATACTTCCTGCATGCCCGCATGTATGAAGACTGGGGCCTGAACAAGCTCGGCAAACACGAGTACAAGGCATCGATCCATGCCATGAAGTACGCCGACAAGCTGATCAAGCGCATTCTCTTCCTGGAAGGCATCCCCAACCTGCAGGAGCTGGGCAAGATTCTGATCGGCGAACACGCTGGCGAAATGCTCGCCTGCGACCTCAAGATCGAGTACAGGGGCCTGGCAGACCTGAAGGGCGCTATCGCTCACTGCGAAACCGCAGGCGACTTCGGTAGCCGTGAAATGCTCGAAGATATCCTGGAAGGCAAGGAAGAACAGATCGATTGGCTGGAGACTCAAGTGAGCCTCATCGACAAGGTCGGAATCGAGAACTACCTGCAGTCGAGCATGGGCGAGGAAGACTGA
- the grxD gene encoding Grx4 family monothiol glutaredoxin: protein MDIIETIKEQIANNTILLYMKGSPNAPQCGFSAKASQAIMACGEKFAYVDILQNPEIRANLPKYANWPTFPQLWVAGELVGGSDIVAEMAANGELQTLVKDASAKAAQPKADA, encoded by the coding sequence ATGGATATTATCGAAACGATCAAAGAGCAGATTGCCAACAACACGATCCTGCTTTACATGAAAGGCTCGCCGAATGCGCCTCAGTGCGGCTTTTCGGCCAAGGCTTCGCAGGCGATCATGGCCTGCGGCGAGAAGTTCGCCTACGTCGACATCCTGCAAAATCCGGAAATCCGCGCCAACCTGCCCAAGTACGCCAACTGGCCGACCTTCCCTCAGTTGTGGGTCGCCGGTGAGCTGGTAGGCGGTAGCGACATCGTGGCCGAAATGGCCGCCAACGGTGAGTTGCAGACATTGGTCAAGGACGCCTCGGCCAAGGCTGCACAGCCCAAAGCCGACGCCTGA
- a CDS encoding PA3496 family putative envelope integrity protein produces MSTDKEALETEDDFITVDSEDAEPVVEPVKSNLSKRRTIDNLLEERRLQRQLADYDFDL; encoded by the coding sequence ATGAGTACCGATAAAGAAGCGCTGGAAACGGAAGACGACTTCATCACTGTAGACAGTGAAGACGCCGAGCCCGTCGTCGAACCCGTCAAGAGCAACCTGAGCAAGCGGCGTACGATCGACAACCTGCTCGAGGAAAGACGCCTGCAACGACAGTTGGCGGACTACGATTTCGACCTGTAG
- the argF gene encoding ornithine carbamoyltransferase, with protein MSARHFLSLMDCTPEELISIIRRGVELKDLRQRSVLFEPLKNRVLGMIFEKSSTRTRLSFEAGMIQLGGQAIFLSPRDTQLGRGESIGDCAIVMSRMLDAVMIRTFAHQTLTEFAANSRVPVINGLSDDLHPCQLLADMQTFLEHRGAIQGKTVAWIGDGNNMCHSYIEAAIQFDFQLRIACPEGFEPDPRFVAMAPERVSVVRDPREAVRGAHLVSTDVWTSMGQEEETARRLKLFKPYQVTRELLDLAADDALFMHCLPAHRGEEISHDVLDDPRAVAWDQAENRLHAQKALLEFLVAPGYRPE; from the coding sequence ATGAGCGCAAGGCACTTTCTCTCCCTTATGGATTGCACGCCCGAAGAGCTAATCAGCATCATTCGTCGCGGTGTCGAGCTCAAGGACCTGCGTCAGCGCAGCGTCCTGTTCGAACCGTTGAAGAACCGCGTCCTGGGCATGATCTTCGAGAAGTCCTCGACTCGTACGCGCCTGTCCTTCGAAGCCGGCATGATCCAGCTGGGCGGCCAGGCGATCTTTCTGTCCCCACGCGACACGCAACTGGGCCGTGGCGAGTCCATCGGCGACTGTGCCATCGTCATGTCGCGCATGCTCGATGCGGTGATGATCCGCACCTTCGCTCACCAGACACTGACCGAGTTCGCCGCCAATTCGCGGGTACCGGTGATCAACGGGCTGTCCGACGACCTGCACCCGTGCCAACTGCTGGCCGACATGCAGACCTTTCTCGAACACCGCGGCGCCATCCAGGGCAAAACAGTGGCCTGGATCGGTGACGGCAACAATATGTGCCACAGCTATATAGAAGCGGCGATTCAATTCGACTTCCAACTACGCATCGCCTGCCCTGAAGGTTTCGAGCCCGACCCACGCTTCGTGGCCATGGCGCCTGAGCGCGTCAGTGTGGTCCGCGATCCGCGCGAAGCCGTGCGTGGTGCCCATCTGGTCAGCACCGATGTCTGGACCTCCATGGGGCAGGAAGAGGAAACCGCGCGCCGCTTGAAACTGTTCAAGCCCTACCAGGTGACCCGTGAGCTGCTGGATCTGGCGGCGGACGATGCGCTGTTCATGCATTGCCTGCCTGCGCACCGTGGCGAGGAGATCAGCCATGACGTGCTCGACGACCCACGCGCCGTGGCCTGGGACCAGGCCGAGAATCGCCTGCATGCGCAGAAAGCCTTGCTGGAATTTCTCGTCGCTCCCGGCTATCGCCCTGAATGA
- a CDS encoding MaoC family dehydratase, whose product MTQVTNTPYEALEVGQTASFSKTVQERDIQLFAAMSGDHNPVHLDAEFAASSMFKERIAHGMFSGALISAAVACELPGPGTIYLGQQMSFQKPVKLGDTLTVRLEILEKLPKFRVRIATRVFNQRDELVVDGEAEILAPRKQQTVTLVSPPPISIG is encoded by the coding sequence ATGACCCAAGTCACCAATACCCCGTACGAAGCGCTCGAGGTTGGCCAGACCGCCAGTTTCAGCAAAACCGTGCAGGAGCGCGACATCCAGTTGTTCGCCGCGATGTCGGGCGACCACAACCCGGTTCACCTCGACGCCGAGTTCGCCGCCAGCAGCATGTTCAAGGAGCGCATCGCCCATGGCATGTTCAGTGGGGCGCTGATCAGCGCCGCGGTGGCCTGCGAGTTGCCCGGACCAGGCACCATCTACCTGGGGCAGCAGATGAGCTTCCAGAAGCCGGTGAAACTGGGCGACACCTTGACGGTGCGCCTGGAAATCCTCGAAAAGCTGCCAAAGTTTCGTGTCCGCATCGCCACCCGGGTGTTCAACCAGCGCGATGAACTCGTGGTCGACGGCGAGGCGGAAATCCTCGCCCCTCGCAAGCAGCAGACCGTGACCCTGGTCAGCCCGCCACCGATCAGCATCGGCTAG